A stretch of Helicobacter pylori oki112 DNA encodes these proteins:
- a CDS encoding FtsK/SpoIIIE domain-containing protein, whose amino-acid sequence MIDAGNLLKELDDALDKVIAKKEPESFLKPIVSQIENYQKSIRQIQAQFTDAPKFNEEGAYPKFLSCGLLHVRGKNGANMEFCLPKVYPFPPKSLYIEHEKDGQFLREMLMHLLSSAPLVQLEVILVDALSLGGIFNLARRLLDKNNDFIYQQRILTESKEIEEALKHLYEYLKVNLQEKLAGFRDFAHYNEEKEDRLPLKALFLSGVDALSQNALYYLEKIMRFGSKNGVLSFVNLESEKNNKSAEDLKNYAEFFKDTTSFERLKYLNVEVINDHGIKSQHMKDFADKIKAYYKQKKEVKRELKDLQKESEFWTKSSQHEVSVPVGWDINHKEVCFEIGNAQNHTLICDHSGSGKSNFLHVLIQNLAFYYAPDEVQLFLLDYKEGVEFNAYTDPILEHARLVSVASSVGFGVSFLSWLCDEIKKRSELFKQFKVKDLSDYRKHDEMPRLIVVIDEFQVLFSDNKSTKAVEGHLNTLLKKGRSYGVHLVLATQTMRGTDINPSFKAQIANRIALPMDADDSSSVLGDDAACELVRPEGIFNNNGGHQKYHTKMSIPKAPDDFKSFLTKIHAEFNQRNLTPIDRKIYNGETPLKMPNTLKANEMRLHLGKKVDYEQKDLIVEFESNESHLLVVSQDLSARIALMKLLFQNIKSANKELVFCNKEKRLIRSFDAQKEYGITPVENILSVLDTAMNPNSTLVIDNLNEAKELHDKVGAEKLKLFLEKATDNEQYCIIFVHDFKQIKTNYHFDKLRELLSNHFKQCLAFRCNGENLNALQSDLPSPSELNALLIELSKDSHTEFRPFSL is encoded by the coding sequence ATGATTGATGCGGGTAATTTATTAAAAGAACTGGACGATGCCTTAGATAAAGTTATCGCTAAAAAAGAGCCAGAGAGTTTTCTCAAGCCGATCGTCTCACAAATAGAGAACTATCAAAAGAGTATCAGGCAAATTCAAGCGCAATTCACAGACGCGCCAAAGTTCAATGAAGAGGGTGCTTACCCTAAATTTTTAAGCTGTGGTTTATTGCATGTTAGGGGCAAAAATGGCGCTAACATGGAATTTTGCTTGCCTAAAGTTTATCCTTTCCCTCCTAAAAGCTTGTATATAGAGCATGAAAAAGACGGGCAGTTTTTGAGAGAAATGCTCATGCACTTACTCTCTAGCGCGCCTTTAGTGCAACTGGAAGTGATTTTGGTTGATGCGCTGAGTCTAGGGGGCATTTTCAATCTGGCAAGAAGGCTTTTAGATAAAAACAATGACTTTATTTACCAGCAAAGGATTTTAACCGAAAGCAAGGAAATAGAAGAAGCCCTAAAGCATTTGTATGAATATTTAAAGGTTAATTTGCAAGAAAAATTGGCCGGTTTTAGAGATTTTGCGCATTATAATGAAGAAAAAGAAGACCGCTTGCCTTTAAAAGCGCTTTTTTTAAGCGGGGTAGATGCTTTAAGTCAAAACGCGCTTTATTATTTGGAAAAAATCATGCGTTTTGGCTCTAAAAATGGGGTTTTGAGCTTTGTCAATTTGGAGAGTGAAAAAAACAATAAATCCGCAGAAGATTTGAAAAATTATGCGGAGTTTTTTAAAGATACGACAAGTTTTGAACGCTTGAAATACCTTAATGTGGAAGTGATCAACGATCATGGTATTAAATCCCAACACATGAAAGACTTCGCCGATAAAATTAAAGCGTATTACAAGCAAAAAAAAGAAGTTAAAAGGGAGTTGAAAGACTTACAAAAAGAGAGTGAATTTTGGACTAAAAGCTCTCAGCATGAAGTAAGCGTGCCGGTGGGGTGGGACATTAACCATAAGGAAGTGTGTTTTGAGATCGGTAACGCACAAAACCACACGCTCATTTGCGACCACAGTGGGAGCGGGAAATCCAATTTCTTGCATGTGTTGATCCAAAATCTAGCCTTCTACTACGCTCCCGATGAAGTCCAACTCTTTTTGTTAGACTATAAAGAGGGGGTGGAATTTAACGCATACACAGATCCGATTTTAGAGCATGCGAGATTGGTGAGCGTGGCGAGTTCGGTGGGTTTTGGTGTTAGTTTTTTAAGCTGGCTTTGCGATGAAATAAAAAAAAGATCCGAGCTGTTCAAGCAGTTTAAGGTGAAAGATTTGAGCGATTACCGCAAGCATGACGAAATGCCCAGATTGATCGTGGTGATTGATGAATTTCAGGTGCTTTTTAGCGATAATAAATCCACTAAAGCGGTGGAGGGGCATTTAAACACCCTGCTTAAAAAGGGTCGCAGCTATGGGGTGCATTTAGTTTTAGCCACTCAGACCATGCGCGGCACTGACATTAATCCAAGCTTTAAGGCTCAAATCGCTAACCGCATCGCTTTGCCTATGGATGCAGACGACAGCAGTAGTGTTTTGGGCGATGATGCAGCTTGTGAGCTTGTCAGGCCAGAAGGCATTTTCAACAACAACGGAGGGCATCAAAAATACCACACCAAGATGAGTATCCCTAAAGCCCCTGATGATTTCAAATCTTTTCTCACAAAAATACACGCTGAATTTAACCAAAGAAATCTCACCCCCATAGATCGTAAAATCTATAATGGCGAGACACCTTTAAAAATGCCCAACACCCTTAAGGCTAATGAAATGCGTTTGCATCTGGGCAAAAAAGTGGATTATGAGCAAAAGGACTTGATAGTGGAGTTTGAAAGTAACGAATCGCATTTGTTGGTGGTGAGTCAAGATTTAAGCGCTCGCATCGCTTTAATGAAACTCTTGTTCCAAAACATTAAGAGCGCGAACAAAGAATTGGTTTTTTGCAATAAAGAAAAACGCTTGATAAGGTCTTTTGATGCGCAAAAAGAATACGGCATCACGCCTGTAGAAAATATCTTAAGCGTTTTAGACACCGCTATGAATCCTAATAGCACGCTTGTGATAGACAATCTCAACGAAGCGAAAGAATTGCACGACAAAGTAGGGGCGGAAAAGTTAAAATTGTTTTTAGAAAAAGCCACCGACAACGAGCAGTATTGCATCATCTTTGTGCACGACTTCAAACAAATTAAAACTAATTACCATTTTGACAAGTTAAGAGAATTGTTAAGCAACCACTTCAAGCAATGCCTAGCCTTTAGGTGCAATGGGGAAAACTTGAACGCTCTCCAAAGCGATTTACCTTCACCAAGCGAACTCAACGCGCTATTGATAGAGCTTTCCAAAGACAGCCACACTGAATTCAGGCCTTTCAGCTTATAA
- the ureG gene encoding urease accessory protein UreG, giving the protein MVKIGVCGPVGSGKTALIEALTRHMSKDYDMAVITNDIYTKEDAEFMCKNSVMPRERIIGVETGGCPHTAIREDASMNLEAVEEMHGRFPNLELLLIESGGDNLSATFNPELADFTIFVIDVAEGDKIPRKGGPGITRSDLLVINKIDLAPYVGADLKVMERDSKKMRGEKPFIFTNIRAKEGLDDVIAWIKRNALLED; this is encoded by the coding sequence ATGGTAAAAATTGGAGTTTGTGGTCCTGTAGGAAGCGGTAAAACCGCCTTGATTGAAGCTTTAACGCGCCACATGTCAAAGGATTACGACATGGCGGTCATCACTAATGATATTTACACTAAAGAAGACGCAGAGTTTATGTGTAAAAATTCGGTGATGCCACGAGAGAGGATTATTGGCGTAGAAACAGGGGGCTGTCCGCACACGGCTATTAGAGAAGACGCTTCTATGAATTTAGAAGCCGTAGAAGAAATGCATGGCCGTTTCCCTAATTTGGAACTGCTTTTGATTGAAAGCGGAGGTGACAACCTTTCAGCGACTTTCAACCCAGAGCTAGCGGACTTTACGATTTTTGTGATTGATGTGGCTGAGGGCGATAAAATCCCCAGGAAAGGCGGGCCAGGAATCACGCGCTCAGACTTGCTTGTCATCAATAAAATTGACTTAGCCCCCTATGTGGGAGCGGACTTGAAAGTCATGGAAAGGGATTCTAAAAAAATGCGCGGCGAAAAGCCCTTTATTTTCACGAATATCCGCGCTAAAGAAGGCCTAGATGATGTGATCGCTTGGATTAAGCGCAACGCTTTATTGGAAGATTGA
- the ureE gene encoding urease accessory protein UreE, with product MIIERLMGNLRDLNPLDFSVDYVDLEWFETRKKIARFKTRQGKDIAIRLKDAPKLGLSQGDILFKEEKEIIAVNILNSEVIHIQAKSVAEVAKICYEIGNRHAALYYGESQFEFKTPFEKPTLALLEKLGVQNRVLSSKLDSKDRLTVSMPHSEPNFKVSLASDFKVVMK from the coding sequence ATGATCATAGAGCGTTTAATGGGCAATCTAAGGGATTTAAACCCCTTGGATTTCAGCGTGGATTATGTGGATTTAGAATGGTTTGAAACGAGGAAAAAAATCGCTCGTTTTAAAACCAGGCAAGGCAAAGACATAGCCATACGCCTTAAAGACGCTCCCAAGCTGGGTCTCTCTCAAGGGGATATTTTATTTAAAGAAGAGAAGGAAATTATCGCCGTTAATATCTTGAATTCTGAAGTCATTCACATCCAAGCTAAGAGCGTGGCAGAAGTAGCGAAAATATGCTATGAAATAGGAAACCGCCATGCGGCTTTATACTATGGCGAGTCCCAATTTGAATTTAAAACACCATTTGAAAAGCCCACACTAGCGTTACTAGAAAAGCTAGGGGTTCAAAATCGTGTTTTAAGTTCAAAACTGGATTCCAAAGATCGCTTAACCGTGAGCATGCCCCATAGTGAGCCTAATTTTAAGGTCTCACTAGCGAGCGATTTTAAAGTGGTCATGAAATAG
- the lspA gene encoding signal peptidase II: MLKTTQQSLLVFIGVFFLIFGVDQAIKYAILEGFRYESLMIDIVLVFNKGVAFSLLSFLEGGLKYLQILLILGLFIFLMRQKELFKTHAIEFGMVFGAGVSNVLDRFVHGGVVDYVYYHYGFDFAIFNFADVMIDVGVGVLLLKQFFFKQKQNKIKA, translated from the coding sequence GTGCTAAAAACCACCCAACAAAGCCTGTTGGTTTTTATAGGGGTTTTTTTTCTTATTTTTGGCGTGGATCAAGCGATTAAATACGCTATTTTAGAGGGGTTTCGCTATGAAAGTTTGATGATAGATATTGTTTTGGTGTTCAATAAAGGCGTGGCGTTTTCCTTGCTCAGTTTTTTAGAGGGGGGTTTGAAATACTTGCAAATCCTTTTGATTTTAGGGCTTTTTATCTTTTTAATGCGCCAAAAGGAGCTTTTTAAAACCCATGCGATAGAGTTTGGCATGGTGTTTGGCGCTGGGGTTTCTAATGTTTTAGACCGGTTTGTGCATGGGGGCGTAGTGGATTATGTGTATTATCATTATGGCTTTGATTTTGCCATTTTTAATTTCGCTGATGTCATGATAGATGTGGGTGTGGGCGTTTTATTGTTGAAACAATTCTTTTTTAAGCAAAAACAAAACAAAATTAAGGCATAA
- the ureB gene encoding urease subunit beta: MKKISRKEYASMYGPTTGDKVRLGDTDLIAEVEHDYTIYGEELKFGGGKTLREGMSQSNNPSKEELDLIITNALIVDYTGIYKADIGIKDGKIAGIGKGGNKDMQDGVKNNLSVGPATEALAGEGLIVTAGGIDTHIHFISPQQIPTAFASGVTTMIGGGTGPADGTNATTITPGRRNLKFMLRAAEEYSVNLGFLAKGNTSNDASLADQIEAGAIGFKIHEDWGTTPSAINHALDVADKYDVQVAIHTDTLNEAGCVEDTMAAIAGRTMHTFHTEGAGGGHAPDIIKVAGEHNILPASTNPTIPFTVNTEAEHMDMLMVCHHLDKSIKEDVQFADSRIRPQTIAAEDTLHDMGIFSITSSDSQAMGRVGEVITRTWQTADKNKKEFGRLKEEKGDNDNFRIKRYLSKYTINPAIAHGISEYVGSVEVGKVADLVLWSPAFFGVKPNMIIKGGFIALSQMGDANASIPTPQPVYYREMFAHHGKAKYDANITFVSQAAYDKGIKEELGLERQVLPVKNCRNITKKDMQFNDTTAHIEVNPETYHVFVDGKEVTSKPANKVSLAQLFSIF; encoded by the coding sequence ATGAAAAAGATTAGCAGAAAAGAATATGCTTCTATGTATGGCCCTACTACAGGCGATAAAGTGAGATTGGGCGATACAGATTTGATCGCTGAAGTAGAACATGACTACACCATTTATGGCGAAGAGCTTAAATTCGGCGGTGGTAAAACCCTAAGAGAAGGCATGAGCCAATCTAACAACCCTAGCAAAGAAGAACTGGATTTAATCATCACTAACGCTTTAATCGTGGATTACACCGGTATTTATAAAGCGGATATTGGTATTAAAGATGGCAAAATCGCTGGCATTGGTAAAGGCGGTAACAAAGACATGCAAGATGGCGTTAAAAACAATCTTAGCGTGGGTCCTGCTACTGAAGCCTTAGCCGGTGAAGGTTTGATCGTAACTGCTGGTGGTATTGACACACACATCCACTTCATTTCACCCCAACAAATCCCTACAGCTTTTGCAAGCGGTGTAACAACCATGATTGGTGGCGGAACTGGCCCTGCTGATGGCACTAATGCGACTACTATCACTCCAGGCAGAAGAAATTTAAAATTTATGCTCAGAGCGGCTGAAGAATATTCTGTGAACTTAGGTTTCTTGGCTAAAGGTAACACTTCTAACGATGCGAGCTTAGCCGATCAAATTGAAGCCGGTGCGATTGGTTTTAAAATCCACGAAGACTGGGGCACCACTCCTTCTGCAATCAATCATGCGTTAGATGTTGCGGACAAATACGATGTGCAAGTCGCTATCCACACAGACACTTTGAATGAAGCCGGTTGTGTAGAAGACACTATGGCAGCCATTGCCGGACGCACTATGCACACTTTCCACACTGAAGGCGCTGGCGGCGGACACGCTCCTGATATTATTAAAGTAGCCGGTGAACACAACATTCTACCCGCTTCCACTAACCCCACTATCCCTTTCACTGTGAATACAGAAGCCGAACACATGGACATGCTTATGGTGTGCCACCACTTGGATAAAAGCATTAAAGAAGATGTCCAGTTCGCTGATTCAAGGATCCGCCCTCAAACCATTGCGGCTGAAGACACTTTGCATGACATGGGGATTTTCTCCATCACTAGTTCTGACTCTCAAGCGATGGGTCGTGTGGGTGAAGTTATCACTAGAACTTGGCAAACAGCTGACAAAAACAAAAAAGAATTTGGCCGCTTGAAAGAAGAAAAAGGCGATAACGACAACTTCAGGATCAAACGCTACTTGTCTAAATACACCATTAACCCAGCGATCGCTCATGGGATTAGCGAGTATGTAGGTTCTGTAGAAGTGGGCAAAGTGGCTGACTTGGTATTGTGGAGTCCCGCATTTTTTGGCGTGAAACCCAACATGATCATCAAAGGCGGATTCATTGCATTAAGTCAAATGGGTGATGCGAACGCTTCTATCCCTACCCCACAACCGGTTTATTACAGAGAAATGTTCGCTCATCATGGTAAAGCTAAATACGATGCCAACATCACTTTTGTGTCTCAAGCGGCTTATGACAAAGGCATTAAAGAAGAATTAGGGCTTGAAAGACAAGTGTTGCCGGTAAAAAATTGCAGAAACATCACTAAAAAAGACATGCAATTCAACGACACTACCGCTCACATTGAAGTCAATCCTGAAACTTACCATGTGTTCGTGGATGGCAAAGAAGTAACTTCTAAACCAGCCAATAAAGTGAGCTTGGCGCAACTCTTTAGCATTTTCTAG
- a CDS encoding urease accessory protein UreD produces MNTYAQESKLRLKTKIGADGRCVIEDNFFTPPFKLMAPFYPKDDLAEIMLLAVSPGLMKGDAQDMQLSIGQNCKLRITSQSFEKIHNTEDGFASRDMHIVVGENAFLDFAPFPLIPFENAHFKGNTTISLHSSSQLLYSEIIVAGRVARNELFKFNRLHTKIAILQDEKPIYYDNTILDPKTTDMTNMCMFDGYTHYLNLVLVNCPIELSGARELIEESKGVDGAVSEIASSHLCMKALAKGSEPLLHLREKIARLITQTTTQKV; encoded by the coding sequence ATGAACACTTACGCTCAAGAATCCAAGCTCAGGCTAAAAACCAAAATAGGGGCTGATGGGCGGTGCGTGATTGAGGACAATTTTTTCACGCCCCCCTTTAAGCTTATGGCACCTTTTTACCCTAAAGACGATTTAGCTGAAATCATGCTTCTAGCGGTAAGCCCTGGCTTAATGAAAGGCGATGCACAAGACATGCAATTAAGCATCGGTCAAAATTGCAAGCTAAGGATCACTTCGCAATCCTTTGAAAAAATCCATAACACTGAAGATGGGTTTGCCAGCAGAGACATGCATATCGTTGTGGGGGAAAACGCCTTTTTAGACTTCGCGCCTTTCCCGTTAATCCCCTTTGAAAACGCGCATTTTAAGGGCAATACCACGATTTCTTTGCATTCTAGCTCTCAATTGCTCTATAGTGAAATCATTGTCGCTGGGCGAGTGGCGCGTAATGAGTTGTTTAAATTCAACCGCTTGCACACCAAAATCGCTATTTTACAAGATGAGAAGCCCATCTATTATGATAATACGATTTTAGATCCCAAAACCACCGACATGACAAACATGTGCATGTTTGATGGTTATACGCATTATTTGAATCTGGTGCTTGTCAATTGCCCCATAGAGCTCTCTGGTGCGCGAGAATTGATTGAAGAAAGCAAAGGAGTGGATGGAGCCGTGAGCGAGATTGCTAGTTCTCATTTATGCATGAAAGCTTTAGCGAAAGGTTCAGAACCCTTGTTGCATTTAAGAGAAAAAATCGCTCGCCTCATCACGCAAACCACCACGCAAAAGGTTTGA
- the glmM gene encoding phosphoglucosamine mutase, whose product MKIFGTDGVRGKAGVKLTPMFVMRLGVAAGLYFKKHSKTNKILIGKDTRKSGYMVENALVSALTSIGYNVIQIGPMPTPAIAFLTEDMRCDAGIMISASHNPFEDNGIKFFNSYGYKLKEEEERAIEEIFHDEGLLHSSYKVGESVGSAKRIDDVIGRYIVHLKHSFPKHLNLQNLRIVLDTANGAAYKVAPVVFSELGADVLVINDEPNGCNINEQCGALHPNQLSQEVKKYRADLGFAFDGDADRLVVVDNLGNIVHGDKLLGVLGVYQKSKNALSSQAIVATNMSNLALKEYLKSQDLELKHCAIGDKFVSECMRLNKANFGGEQSGHIIFSDYAKTGDGLVCALQVSALVLESKQVSSVALNPFELYPQNLVNLNVQKKPPLESLKGYSALLKELDKLEIRHLIRYSGTENKLRILLEAKDEKLLESKMQELKEFFEGHLC is encoded by the coding sequence ATGAAAATTTTTGGGACTGATGGCGTGAGGGGTAAAGCAGGGGTGAAACTCACCCCCATGTTTGTGATGCGTTTGGGCGTTGCTGCCGGATTGTATTTTAAAAAACATTCTAAAACGAATAAAATTTTAATTGGTAAAGACACCAGAAAAAGCGGCTATATGGTAGAAAACGCTTTAGTGAGTGCTTTAACTTCCATAGGCTATAATGTGATTCAAATAGGGCCTATGCCTACCCCTGCGATTGCGTTTTTAACCGAAGACATGCGCTGTGATGCAGGCATTATGATAAGCGCGAGCCACAACCCTTTTGAAGATAATGGTATTAAGTTTTTCAATTCTTATGGTTATAAGCTTAAAGAAGAAGAAGAAAGAGCGATTGAAGAAATCTTTCATGATGAAGGATTACTGCATTCCAGCTATAAAGTAGGCGAGAGCGTCGGTAGCGCTAAAAGGATAGATGATGTCATAGGGCGCTATATCGTGCATTTAAAACACTCTTTCCCCAAACATTTGAATTTACAAAATTTAAGGATCGTGCTAGATACGGCTAATGGCGCGGCTTATAAGGTGGCTCCGGTCGTTTTTAGCGAGCTTGGGGCTGATGTGTTAGTGATTAATGATGAGCCTAATGGGTGTAATATTAATGAGCAATGCGGGGCTTTACACCCTAACCAATTGAGCCAGGAAGTGAAAAAATACCGCGCGGATCTAGGCTTTGCTTTTGATGGCGATGCGGATAGGCTAGTGGTGGTGGATAATTTAGGGAATATCGTGCATGGGGATAAGCTTTTAGGGGTGTTAGGGGTTTATCAAAAATCTAAAAACGCCCTTTCTTCTCAAGCAATTGTCGCCACAAACATGAGCAATTTAGCCCTTAAAGAATACCTGAAATCCCAAGATTTAGAATTGAAGCATTGCGCGATTGGGGATAAGTTTGTGAGCGAATGCATGCGATTGAACAAAGCCAATTTTGGAGGCGAGCAAAGCGGGCATATCATTTTTAGCGATTACGCTAAAACAGGCGATGGCTTGGTGTGCGCGTTGCAAGTGAGCGCGTTAGTGTTAGAAAGCAAGCAGGTAAGCTCTGTTGCGTTAAACCCCTTTGAATTATACCCTCAAAACCTAGTGAATTTGAATGTCCAAAAAAAGCCTCCTTTAGAAAGCCTGAAAGGTTATAGCGCTCTTTTAAAAGAATTAGACAAGCTAGAAATCCGCCATTTGATCCGTTATAGCGGCACTGAAAACAAACTGCGAATCCTTTTAGAAGCTAAAGATGAAAAACTTTTAGAATCCAAAATGCAAGAATTAAAAGAGTTTTTTGAAGGGCATTTGTGCTAA
- the rpsT gene encoding 30S ribosomal protein S20, with protein MANHKSAEKRIRQTIKRTERNRFYKTKVKNIIKAVREAVAINDVAKAQERLKIANKELHKFVSKGILKKNTASRKVSRLNASVKKIALA; from the coding sequence ATGGCAAATCATAAGTCCGCAGAAAAGCGAATCAGACAGACCATTAAAAGAACCGAACGCAACAGGTTCTATAAAACTAAAGTTAAAAATATCATTAAGGCCGTGCGTGAAGCGGTCGCCATCAATGATGTAGCAAAAGCTCAAGAGCGTTTGAAAATCGCTAATAAAGAGTTGCATAAATTTGTCAGCAAAGGGATTTTAAAGAAAAACACCGCTTCTAGGAAAGTTTCAAGGCTTAACGCTTCAGTGAAAAAGATCGCTCTCGCTTAG
- a CDS encoding urease accessory protein UreF, producing MDKGKSVKSTEKSVGMPPKTPKTDNHAHVDNEFLILQVNDAVFPIGSYTHSFGLETYIQQKKVTNKESALEYLKANLSSQFLYTEMLSLKLTYESALQQDLKKILGVEEIIMLSTSPMELRLANQKLGNRFIKTLQAMNELDMGAFFNAYAQQTKDPTHATSYGVFAASLNMELKKALRHYLYAQTSNMVINCVKSVPLSQNDGQKILLSLQSPFNQLIEKTLELDESHLCAASVQNDIKAMQHESLYSRLYMS from the coding sequence ATGGATAAAGGAAAAAGCGTGAAAAGCACTGAAAAAAGCGTGGGTATGCCCCCAAAAACTCCAAAGACAGACAACCATGCTCATGTGGATAATGAATTTCTGATTTTACAAGTCAATGATGCGGTGTTCCCCATTGGATCTTACACGCATTCTTTTGGGCTAGAAACTTACATCCAACAAAAAAAGGTTACCAATAAAGAAAGCGCTTTAGAATATTTAAAAGCCAATCTCTCTAGCCAGTTCCTTTACACGGAAATGCTGAGCTTGAAATTAACCTATGAAAGCGCCCTCCAACAGGATTTAAAAAAGATCTTAGGGGTTGAAGAAATCATTATGCTATCCACAAGCCCCATGGAATTACGATTAGCCAACCAAAAGCTAGGCAATCGTTTCATTAAAACCTTACAAGCCATGAACGAATTAGACATGGGTGCATTTTTTAACGCTTACGCTCAACAAACCAAAGACCCCACCCATGCCACTAGCTATGGCGTTTTTGCGGCGAGTTTGAATATGGAATTGAAAAAGGCTTTAAGGCATTATCTTTATGCGCAAACTTCTAACATGGTGATCAACTGCGTTAAAAGCGTCCCACTATCTCAAAACGACGGGCAAAAAATCTTATTGAGCTTGCAAAGCCCTTTTAACCAGCTCATAGAAAAAACCCTAGAATTAGACGAAAGCCACCTGTGTGCAGCAAGCGTTCAAAACGACATTAAGGCGATGCAACATGAGAGTTTATACTCGCGCCTTTATATGTCTTGA
- the ureI gene encoding acid-activated urea channel protein UreI — MLGLVLLYVGIVLISNGICGLTKVDPKSTAVMNFFVGGLSIICNIVVITYSALHPTAPVEGAEDIVQVSHHLTSFYGPATGLLFGFTYLYAAINHTFGLDWRPYSWYSLFVAINTVPAAILSHYSDMLDDHKVLGITEGDWWAIIWLAWGVLWLTAFIENILKIPLGKFTPWLAIIEGILTAWIPAWLLFIQHWV, encoded by the coding sequence ATGCTAGGACTTGTATTGTTATATGTTGGGATTGTTTTAATCAGCAATGGGATTTGCGGGTTAACCAAAGTCGATCCTAAAAGCACTGCGGTGATGAACTTTTTTGTGGGTGGGCTCTCCATTATTTGTAATATAGTTGTCATCACTTATTCTGCACTCCACCCTACAGCCCCTGTAGAAGGTGCCGAAGATATTGTTCAAGTATCGCACCATTTGACTAGTTTCTATGGGCCAGCGACTGGGTTATTGTTTGGTTTTACCTACTTGTATGCGGCTATCAACCACACTTTTGGTTTGGATTGGAGGCCGTATTCTTGGTATAGCTTATTCGTAGCGATCAACACTGTTCCTGCTGCGATTTTATCCCACTATAGCGATATGCTTGATGATCACAAAGTGTTAGGCATCACTGAAGGCGATTGGTGGGCAATCATATGGTTGGCTTGGGGTGTTTTGTGGCTTACCGCTTTCATTGAAAACATCTTGAAAATTCCTTTAGGGAAATTCACTCCATGGCTTGCTATCATTGAGGGTATTTTAACCGCTTGGATCCCTGCTTGGTTGCTCTTTATCCAACACTGGGTGTGA
- the ureA gene encoding urease subunit alpha, with the protein MKLTPKELDKLMLHYAGELARKRKEKGIKLNYVEAVALISAHIMEEARAGKKTAAELMQEGRTLLKPDDVMDGVASMIHEVGIEAMFPDGTKLVTVHTPIEANGKLVPGELFLKNEDITINEGKKAVSVKVKNVGDRPVQIGSHFHFFEVNRCLDFDREKTFGKRLDIASGTAVRFEPGEEKSVELIDIGGNRRIFGFNALVDRQADNESKKIALHRAKERGFHGAKSDDNYVKTIKE; encoded by the coding sequence ATGAAACTCACCCCAAAAGAGTTAGACAAGTTAATGCTCCACTATGCTGGAGAATTGGCTAGGAAACGCAAAGAAAAAGGCATTAAGCTTAACTATGTGGAAGCGGTAGCTTTGATTAGTGCCCATATTATGGAAGAAGCGAGAGCGGGTAAAAAGACTGCGGCTGAATTGATGCAAGAAGGACGCACCCTTTTAAAACCTGATGATGTGATGGATGGCGTGGCAAGCATGATCCATGAAGTGGGTATTGAAGCGATGTTTCCTGATGGGACCAAACTCGTAACCGTGCATACCCCTATTGAGGCTAATGGTAAATTAGTTCCTGGTGAGTTGTTCTTAAAAAATGAAGACATCACTATCAACGAAGGCAAAAAAGCCGTTAGCGTGAAAGTTAAAAATGTTGGCGACAGACCGGTTCAAATCGGCTCACACTTCCATTTCTTTGAAGTGAATAGATGCTTAGACTTTGACAGAGAAAAAACTTTCGGCAAACGCTTAGACATTGCGAGCGGGACAGCGGTAAGGTTTGAACCTGGCGAAGAAAAATCCGTAGAATTGATTGACATTGGCGGCAACAGAAGAATCTTTGGATTTAACGCATTGGTTGATAGGCAAGCAGACAACGAAAGCAAAAAAATTGCTTTACACAGAGCTAAAGAGCGTGGTTTTCATGGCGCTAAAAGCGATGACAACTATGTAAAAACAATTAAGGAGTAA